In a genomic window of Mycoplasma iguanae:
- the plsX gene encoding phosphate acyltransferase PlsX, with the protein MKNIIFDVMGNDNGVEAAVLASQQFLELNSNYQITLVGDETEIKKYLDSKFKNIVIVHEPNVSKKGTNLRESTKEQTSMNKALDLLKEDKGDAVLSSGDSGSYLAAATFKLKRLENVSRPAFMPMIPQLEDNKFFLLLDAGANLEVKASYFLEWAKISSIFYTILFGNAQPKIGLLNIGTEDYKGLESHIEANKLLQSQLGENYQGFIESRNLLDQDIDIVLSDGYAGNVALKAMEGTIMTFSKLLRKKLTASFIRKIAALILKPAFKEIKEKFDYRNVGAAWVVGVKGVVLKSHGSSDQKAYIGALNQVKKALENDVLNKIETELKKMA; encoded by the coding sequence ATGAAAAATATTATTTTTGATGTAATGGGTAATGATAATGGAGTTGAGGCAGCTGTTTTAGCTTCACAACAATTTTTAGAACTAAATTCAAACTATCAAATTACTTTAGTTGGGGATGAAACAGAAATTAAAAAATATTTAGATTCAAAATTTAAAAATATTGTTATTGTGCATGAGCCTAACGTTTCTAAAAAAGGAACTAATTTACGTGAAAGTACCAAAGAACAAACTTCAATGAATAAAGCATTAGATTTATTAAAAGAAGATAAAGGAGATGCGGTTTTATCTTCAGGTGATTCAGGTAGTTATTTAGCTGCTGCAACATTCAAGCTAAAAAGATTAGAAAATGTTTCTCGTCCTGCATTTATGCCAATGATTCCACAATTAGAAGATAATAAATTTTTCTTATTATTAGATGCGGGTGCAAATTTAGAAGTTAAAGCAAGTTACTTTTTAGAATGAGCAAAAATTTCAAGCATTTTTTATACTATTTTATTTGGAAATGCTCAACCAAAAATTGGTTTACTAAACATTGGTACAGAAGATTATAAAGGTTTAGAAAGCCATATTGAAGCTAATAAATTATTACAATCTCAATTAGGAGAAAATTATCAAGGTTTTATCGAATCACGCAATTTGTTAGATCAAGATATTGATATTGTACTTTCTGATGGTTATGCAGGAAATGTAGCTTTAAAGGCAATGGAAGGGACAATTATGACCTTCTCAAAATTATTAAGAAAAAAACTTACAGCCTCATTCATAAGAAAAATAGCCGCTTTAATTTTAAAACCAGCATTTAAAGAAATAAAAGAAAAATTTGATTATCGAAATGTCGGAGCTGCTTGAGTGGTTGGCGTGAAAGGTGTTGTTCTAAAATCACATGGTTCAAGTGATCAAAAAGCTTATATAGGAGCATTAAACCAAGTAAAAAAAGCTTTAGAAAATGATGTCTTAAACAAAATCGAAACAGAACTTAAAAAAATGGCATAA
- a CDS encoding DAK2 domain-containing protein: MNIINIETFKKILISAANNMSNNKERINSLNVFPVPDGDTGTNMSATLMSGVKNLDNSELNSISSIIFNVSRNMLLGARGNSGVILSQIFKGFADSLEQIQHEITNFDLVRAFRSATTKAYQSVLKPVEGTLLTVIREIAEGLEKSVVSITPIETVLSDALKFARLSCDNTPNLLPVLKEVGVTDSGGEGLICIIEGMLKAVQGNFVEISNSKEKFDNLISNQEIYNGEFGYCTEVIIDLLKPTKFKKDDFVDKVEKKANATSLVVVQDDSILKVHAHVLVPGNFLNICQKYGEFLKIKSENMTEQANESKNYIKDTSYVKKMKSGIISCNTGQGIINIMKENGAHFIIEAGQSSNPSIQDILNAINNVNAEVVFILPNNSNIILAAQQAVQTIKDKKVIVIPTKSQMQGITAIMHFNEETNWEDNKELMDEVIKNVKTIEITKASRTTNINNVKVYEGEFISILNGKVIHSQKSAIKAVIKGIKAAVDDDSEIITIYYGAEASQQDADEIVNYIEENYDVAVEIKSGNQDIYDFFISVE; this comes from the coding sequence ATGAATATCATTAATATAGAAACTTTCAAAAAAATTCTTATTTCTGCTGCTAATAATATGAGCAATAATAAAGAAAGAATCAATTCTTTAAATGTTTTTCCTGTTCCTGATGGTGACACAGGAACTAATATGTCTGCAACACTTATGTCAGGTGTTAAAAATTTAGACAATAGTGAACTTAACAGTATTTCTTCAATCATTTTTAATGTATCTAGAAATATGTTATTAGGAGCCAGAGGAAATTCTGGGGTTATTCTTTCCCAAATTTTTAAAGGCTTTGCAGATTCACTAGAACAAATTCAGCATGAAATTACTAATTTTGATCTAGTCCGTGCTTTTCGATCGGCAACCACTAAAGCTTATCAATCAGTTTTAAAACCGGTTGAAGGAACTTTATTAACAGTTATTAGAGAAATTGCCGAAGGATTAGAAAAAAGTGTTGTTTCAATTACACCAATTGAAACAGTTCTAAGTGATGCTTTAAAGTTCGCGCGTTTAAGTTGTGATAATACACCAAATTTATTACCGGTTTTAAAAGAAGTAGGAGTAACAGATTCTGGTGGCGAAGGTTTAATTTGTATCATTGAAGGAATGTTAAAAGCAGTCCAAGGAAATTTTGTTGAAATTTCTAATTCAAAAGAAAAATTTGATAATTTAATTTCTAATCAAGAAATTTATAATGGAGAATTTGGTTATTGTACAGAAGTAATTATTGATTTATTAAAACCAACTAAATTTAAAAAAGATGACTTTGTTGACAAAGTTGAGAAAAAAGCAAATGCTACTTCATTGGTGGTTGTACAAGATGATAGCATTTTAAAAGTTCATGCTCATGTTTTAGTACCTGGAAATTTTTTAAATATTTGTCAAAAATATGGTGAATTTTTAAAAATTAAAAGTGAAAATATGACTGAACAAGCTAATGAATCTAAAAATTATATTAAAGATACCTCTTATGTAAAAAAAATGAAATCAGGTATTATTTCATGTAATACAGGACAAGGGATAATCAATATTATGAAGGAAAATGGAGCTCATTTCATTATTGAAGCTGGGCAATCTTCTAATCCTTCAATTCAAGATATTTTAAATGCCATAAATAATGTTAATGCAGAAGTAGTATTTATTTTACCTAATAATTCAAACATTATTCTGGCAGCACAACAAGCAGTACAAACTATAAAAGATAAAAAAGTTATTGTAATTCCAACAAAATCACAAATGCAAGGAATTACAGCAATTATGCATTTTAACGAAGAAACCAATTGAGAAGATAACAAAGAATTAATGGATGAAGTTATTAAAAATGTCAAAACAATTGAAATAACGAAGGCATCCAGAACGACTAATATAAATAATGTAAAAGTTTATGAAGGTGAATTTATTAGTATTTTAAATGGGAAAGTAATACATTCACAAAAAAGTGCGATTAAAGCTGTTATTAAAGGAATTAAAGCTGCAGTTGATGATGATTCAGAAATTATAACAATTTACTATGGCGCTGAAGCATCACAGCAAGATGCTGATGAAATAGTAAATTATATTGAAGAAAATTACGATGTAGCTGTAGAAATTAAATCTGGTAATCAAGATATTTACGATTTTTTTATAAGTGTTGAATAA